The following are encoded in a window of Castanea sativa cultivar Marrone di Chiusa Pesio chromosome 5, ASM4071231v1 genomic DNA:
- the LOC142636049 gene encoding uncharacterized protein LOC142636049, with the protein MPQQHEYHDWFKRITRRFIDRPGAIVTLLIEGYVRLLRRHPVGTEDHTDITEVLTVVHAIERVQPPIPEAPNEEAPTPAGPSTTEGPSMSTTPAECRPRPPVASPQVVPTPDPSPSTPHPSPSLTIPSSTPHPSPTPTIPSPTPHPCPGSDIRPYSPRSFPQLLPISSFDLGIDPTPPNMQQEPPSHSTSTAPSLAIDLPPVQAEQTVGLPAVAEGRPKRISKAPPCGTGGHKHGHNAGPEASDEGHARPPPHYTRRHKIQKR; encoded by the exons ATGCCTCAACAGCACGAGTACCATGACTGGTTCAAAAGGATAACTCGGAGGTTCATAGATAGGCCCGGTGCTATAGTGACTCTGCTG ATTGAAGGATACGTCCGTTTGTTGAGGCGTCACCCAGTGGGCACGGAGGACCACACGGACATTACTGAGGTCCTGACGGTAGTGCATGCAATTGAACGTGTACAACCTCCTATCCCTGAGGCCCCGAATGAGGAGGCACCTACTCCTGCAGGCCCAAGCACTACTGAGGGCCCAAGCATGAGCACAACCCCGGCCGAATGTCGCCCTCGTCCGCCTGTTGCTAGCCCTCAGGTTGTCCCTACCCCCGATCCTTCTCCATCCaccccacatccatcccctagccTTACCATCCCTTCATCCaccccacatccatcccctaCCCCCACtatcccttcacccaccccacaTCCTTGTCCTGGGTCTGACATTCGTCCATACAGTCCACGGTCATTTCCTCAACTGTTACCCATTTCATCCTTTGACTTGGGTATTGATCCAACTCCACCTAACATGCAGCAGGAGCCACCCTCCCACAGTACATCTACTGCCCCTTCTTTAGCCATCGACCTACCCCCTGTTCAGGCTGAGCAGACTGTTGGGTTACCTGCAGTGGCAGAAGGTCGGCCGAAACGCATATCAAAGGCACCTCCTTGTGGGACAGGGGGGCACAAACATGGACACAATGCTGGGCCTGAGGCATCTGACGAAGGACATGCAAGACCTCCTCCTCATTATACGAGACGGCATAAGATTCAAAAAAGGTAA
- the LOC142635440 gene encoding uncharacterized protein LOC142635440: protein MDSNFVASEIVGKLRQNHTARIQDLWDIIHTKYKHELSYYKDSSTQYNYHTIPRPYENSALLRYVYWAFAPCIAAFQYCRPVISIDGTHLYSKNKGVLMIAMTTDANQKVLPLAFVVVDKESEWPRRRDGTEQVYHRYCLRHVASNFNRRFDDPVLKALSLKAGYATHEAKFESLMQIIKEAEINLLRGVDLTDRHVARCMPYTYLISEDFDKWSQSHDGGRRYGAMTTNISECFNGVLKGARSLPIVAMVEFTWSKLVAYFHNRHKKITEDLSRGHTVRNFNHETGVYQVLTPYNDHRGGGGNHSHEVHVFDRICGCGKWQNLKIPCSHAIKVLQGLHLDAISYIDPCYSLNNAIHTYSHNFVVPKSESLWRDVRGPRWVPDPQLLRAKGRPVASRIRNEMDGVWRERGSRREDPNLREIQPRQRCGVCHQEGHNRRSCPNSHGASTSGSATN from the exons atggattctaattttgttgcatcagaAATTGTGGGAAAATTGCGACAAAATCACACTGCTCGTATACAAGATCTCTGGGACATCATACATACTAAGTATAAACATGAGCTTTCTTACTATAAA gaTTCGAGTACCCAATACAACTATCACACCATACCTAGGCCATACGAGAATTCTGCGTTACTGCGCTATGTATATTGGGCATTTGCTCCATGCATTGCTGCATTCCAATATTGCAGGCCagtgatcagtattgatgggactcatTTGTATAGTAAAAACAAAGGGgttttgatgattgcaatgACAACCGATGCCAACCAAAAGGTTTTGCCTCTTGCCTTTGTTGTTGTGGACAAGGAGTCAGAG TGGCCTAGACGGAGAGACGGAACAGAACAGGTATATCaccgatattgccttcgacatgttgctagcaacttcaataGACGCTTTGATGACCCGGTTCTAAAGGCATTGTCCTTGAAAGCTGGATATGCAACCcatgaagctaaatttgaaTCCTTAATGCAAATCATTAAGGAGGCCGAGATTAATTTACTGAGGGGTGTAGACCTTACTGATCGCCATGTTGCACGCTGTATGCCATACACATATTTAATCAGTGAGGATTTTGACAAATGGAGCcagtcacatgatggtggaagacgttatggggcaatgacaaccaatatctcTGAGTGCTTTAATGGGGTACTTAAAGGTGCCCGCAGTTTGCCCATTGTGgcaatggttgagttcacttggtccaaacttgttgcatatttccACAATCGACATAAAAAAATTACGGAAGATCTCTCTCGAG GTCACACTGTGAGGAATTTTAATCATGAAACTGGTGTATATCAAGTGCTTACCCCGTACAACGACCATAGAggtggagggggaaaccacagtcatGAAGTGCACGTATTTGATAGAATATGTGGTTGCGGAAAGTGGCAAAACTTgaagatcccttgttcacatgcaattaaagtTCTTCAAGGTCTGCACCTCGATGCGATTAgctatattgacccatgttacaGTTTGAACAACGCCATTCACACATATTCACATAattttgtggtgccaaagtcagagtcattgtggagggacgTTCGCGGACCACGATGGGTGCCTGACCCACAgctgttgcgggccaaaggtcgtcCTGTGGCCTcaagaataaggaatgaaatggatggGGTATGGCGAGAACGGGGAAGCCGGAGGGAAGATCCGaacttgagggagattcaaccgAGGCAGCGATGTGGAGTGTGTCATCAAGAGGGGCATAACCGTAGAAGCTGTCCCAATTCCCATGGGGCTTCGACAAGTGGTAGTGCTACAAACTAA